GTCCCTTCCGGTCAGCAAAGCTGCCGAGCACGATTGCTCCGACCGGGCGGATGAAGAACGAAAGCGCGAAAGTGCCCAGGGCCAGCATCACTGAGACCGCATGGCTCTCGGAGGGGAAGAACGCCACGGAGATGTAGACGGAGAAGTACGCATAGACCGAGATGTCATACCACTCGAGGGCGTTGCCGATCGAGGCCGCGGTGATGACCTTCCACGATTTCACCGGTTTGTTCTCAGCGGTATTCTGCGCTGACAGCTGTTCTGTCATGACTGGGCTCCTTTGCCTGCAGTGTGGTGCTGGAATGGCTTGATAGTCGACAAAAAGGGGGTTCTGGAATCTGACGGAGTCACTTGGAGCTGAACCAGTCGTCCGGACGCATATGCATATCCCAGAACATTCCCGTCATGATCTCCGCACCCTGCTCGAGGATCGATACCAGGGCATGTTCATCGGGCGCGTGCTGGTTGCAGCCCGGGTAGGAATGCGGCACCCATACCGTCGGCAACCCGAGCACTTCGGCGAAGACATCGTTCGGGATCGTGCCTCCGAGGTTCGGCTCAACGGCGACCTCGAGTCCGGTCGTCTCACGGATCGATTCCACCGCCGCCGTGACGACTCGTGCTCCCGGGTCCAAGCGTGTGGCCGGCATGCAGTGTTCGAACTCGACCGCGACCCCATGGATCCCGTTTTCTTCAAGGAAGGTCCGGACCCGGTTCTCGAAGTCACTCACATCGGTGCCGACGACGTATCGCAGCTGCATGCTCGCCGAGGCGGCGCCCGGGATCGCGTTGACGACCTGAGCCGGATCGCCCGCGTCGAGGGCGAGAACCTCGAGGACGTTGAATGCGAAGACCCTCTCTGCCGGGCTCAGGCCGGGCTCGCCCCAGTCCGGATCGGTCTCCGGTGCTCCCTCCTCTACGATCTCGGGCAGCTTCGCCACCGCATCGAGCACCGAGGCGGGAGGAGCGTCGGGACGCAGAGCAGGGATCTGGATGACGCCGTTGCCGTCGACCAGAGAACTGATCGCAGCGGCGATGACCGTGGCCGGGTTCCGCAGACGACCGCCCCAGTTGCCCGAGTGATGGTCGCCGTCGCGTTCGTGGGCGACGA
Above is a window of Brevibacterium siliguriense DNA encoding:
- a CDS encoding M20/M25/M40 family metallo-hydrolase, which encodes MNAENTVREGAEDSPETRTDLARRAGEFVRSADFIDRLSRRVARRTESQAPGGGPAALAYLSEELVPELDELGFASTIHDNPESDEHPLLIAKRVEGEKLPTVLLYGHADVQFAHDSQWADGLDPWILTRDGDRLYGRGTADNKGQHSVNTAALRTVLDGLHAESGVAEATLGYNVTILVETAEEAGSKGLRSFAAAHAEELSADLFLASDGPRIAAEVPTLFLGSRGALNFRLVAHERDGDHHSGNWGGRLRNPATVIAAAISSLVDGNGVIQIPALRPDAPPASVLDAVAKLPEIVEEGAPETDPDWGEPGLSPAERVFAFNVLEVLALDAGDPAQVVNAIPGAASASMQLRYVVGTDVSDFENRVRTFLEENGIHGVAVEFEHCMPATRLDPGARVVTAAVESIRETTGLEVAVEPNLGGTIPNDVFAEVLGLPTVWVPHSYPGCNQHAPDEHALVSILEQGAEIMTGMFWDMHMRPDDWFSSK